A window from Cryptomeria japonica chromosome 1, Sugi_1.0, whole genome shotgun sequence encodes these proteins:
- the LOC131072002 gene encoding linamarin synthase 2-like yields MVPFPVQGTINPLINFAHLLSSRGVFITFVNTEWSHKCMSKTAHNDDELSISTFKFLTIPDGLPPDHGRHSNPAEYAMAVEKLGPVLEYHLQCSLSEGTPPFTYIITETFMSCTYEVANKMGLPRVIFWTMCAASSIAQCNANLLLSRGHIPVKVEESKRADKVITCLPGNLPPLLPTDLLSFYRATDTSDIIFQYCLCESQFQSKGDYVLVNTFDELEAPDTVSALSCNGCPALAIGPVFLPNFLQGKDVNGRASLLEQDESCLKWLDAQQPTSVIYVSFGSVAVKSNEQLEELAMGLEKSQHPFLWVL; encoded by the exons ATGGTGCCTTTCCCTGTGCAAGGCACTATAAATCCTCTTATCAATTTCGCTCACCTCCTCTCTTCACGAGGGGTTTTCATTACCTTCGTCAACACGGAGTGGAGTCACAAGTGCATGTCCAAAACCGCTCATAATGATGATGAACTCTCCATTTCCACATTTAAGTTTCTCACCATTCCAGATGGGTTGCCGCCAGATCATGGCCGTCACTCCAATCCTGCCGAGTATGCAATGGCAGTGGAAAAACTTGGCCCCGTCTTGGAGTATCATTTGCAGTGCAGCTTATCTGAGGGAACTCCTCCGTTCACTTACATTATAACAGAAACTTTTATGTCTTGCACTTATGAAGTGGCCAACAAGATGGGATTGCCCCGAGTCATCTTTTGGACAATGTGCGCCGCCTCTTCCATTGCTCAGTGCAACGCCAACCTTCTCCTCTCCCGCGGACATATTCCTGTCAAAG TGGAGGAATCGAAGAGGGCAGACAAAGTGATTACTTGTTTGCCAGGTAATCTTCCGCCTTTGTTGCCGACTGATCTACTTTCCTTTTATCGCGCTACCGATACCTCAGACATTATTTTTCAGTACTGTCTCTGTGAGTCCCAATTTCAAAGTAAGGGAGATTATGTGCTGGTCAACACGTTCGATGAGCTGGAGGCTCCCGACACGGTAAGCGCGCTGTCCTGTAATGGTTGCCCTGCTTTGGCAATAGGCCCTGTATTTCTTCCCAATTTCCTCCAAGGAAAAGATGTAAACGGGCGCGCGAGTCTGCTCGAGCAGGACGAGAGCTGTCTCAAATGGCTTGACGCCCAACAGCCAACTTCTGTGATATACGTTTCCTTTGGTAGCGTCGCCGTGAAATCAAACGAGCAGCTGGAGGAGTTGGCAATGGGGTTGGAGAAAAGCCAGCACCCATTTCTGTGGGTGTTGTGA
- the LOC131056861 gene encoding UDP-glycosyltransferase 85A1-like, with protein MDIAGGMLATLPECFEERTKDRGLIVKWAPQVKVLSHPSVGGFLTHCGWNSCLESMSMGIPMLGWPYNCDQFLDCRFCKDVWKIGIDLEGVGVDENMLVRKEEIEKGVRRLMQGPQAQELRKRGMELKEAACKAVAQEGSSFTNLNRFIHDMAQLSKSASV; from the coding sequence ATGGATATTGCGGGAGGCATGCTTGCAACTCTGCCCGAGTGTTTTGAAGAAAGGACAAAAGATCGCGGGCTGATTGTGAAATGGGCGCCTCAGGTGAAGGTTTTGTCTCACCCTTCCGTAGGAGGGTTTCTCACCCACTGCGGGTGGAACTCGTGTTTGGAGAGCATGAGCATGGGAATTCCAATGCTTGGATGGCCCTATAACTGTGATCAGTTTCTCGATTGCCGCTTCTGCAAGGATGTGTGGAAGATTGGCATTGATTTGGAGGGCGTGGGCGTTGATGAAAATATGCTGGTCAGAAAGGAGGAGATAGAGAAAGGCGTGAGGAGACTGATGCAGGGCCCACAAGCGCAGGAGCTTAGAAAAAGGGGAATGGAGTTGAAGGAGGCTGCTTGTAAAGCGGTTGCGCAGGAAGGTTCTTCTTTTACCAATTTAAACAGGTTTATTCATGATATGGCACAACTTTCCAAATCGGCTTCTGTTTAA